A region from the Melioribacter roseus P3M-2 genome encodes:
- a CDS encoding carboxylesterase family protein produces the protein MKIRAFLSVLTLLLALLTVSAQQSDTILIKDGLAVSMDYSYRDNVITPDPIVASIVTGSWKEPTTGQKVKKGDKLIGEWKEIDSDENGWFKAPELRNGYVYMKFNSDKNRIVLLEAMGHSFVFINGTMRSGNPYRTKDTYESWEPRFDYSLIPVEIKKGVNHLVFRCNRSGALKVKIHQNTPPILFSEEDLTIPDLIVNKPASSYGAILLINAGKSKLNNLYIKTYSDNSAIKNIPAYSKLPVINPLSVYKAPFKIELPEVNKKEAVRLNIELVEKSTGVEKTLLSEQIELKVVDEYETRRETFVSKLDGSVQYYAVNPPIDLKNKPALFLSLHGAGVEAINQANSYGHKNWGYIVSPTNRRPYGFNWENWGRVDALEVMEIALKKFNIDRERVYLTGHSMGGHGTWQLGINYPDRFAAIGPSAGWISIWSYRIRNLIDTSDVKEMLVRSSKQSDTYEFARNLVKNGIYVIHGDADDNVPISQAESMLEIVSKFHKDYEFHIEKGAGHWWDNSDEDGADCVDWMPMFDFFARHSAPKKHMIRNVEFTTANPAVSSKYFWIEIINQEKQQKLSKVNFTLEYGKRVIKGKTENVSYLAFDLSVLNPGAPVSVEIDGRKIENIPIPSDYKLFLCKNDGVWEITGKPAAESKNPLRLGNIREVLNNNVLFVYGTHGSKDENKWAFEKSRFDAEYLWYQGNAAIEVIEDDQFDPLVYKDRNVVLYGNAETNSAWNKLLKDSPVNVEKGKIKIGDKIFYGKDLSCLMIRPRRDSDIASVAVLAGAGIKGMKLAELAQFYHPYLSFPDLVVYDSKIIESDDQGVRFIGYFGNDWSIEKGEFINKF, from the coding sequence ATGAAAATCAGAGCTTTTCTTTCCGTCCTAACGTTATTGCTTGCTCTTTTAACAGTGAGCGCACAACAGTCTGACACTATTTTAATCAAAGACGGATTGGCCGTCAGTATGGACTATTCTTACAGAGATAACGTAATTACCCCCGATCCGATTGTCGCGTCAATTGTAACGGGTAGTTGGAAAGAGCCTACAACCGGACAGAAAGTGAAAAAAGGCGATAAGCTAATCGGAGAATGGAAAGAAATTGACTCCGACGAAAACGGCTGGTTCAAAGCTCCGGAACTGCGTAACGGATATGTCTATATGAAATTCAATTCCGACAAAAACAGAATAGTTCTGCTGGAAGCTATGGGACATTCTTTTGTATTTATAAACGGAACAATGAGAAGCGGCAACCCATACAGAACAAAGGATACTTATGAATCGTGGGAGCCCAGATTCGATTATTCATTAATACCGGTAGAAATTAAAAAAGGCGTTAATCACCTGGTCTTCAGGTGCAACAGAAGCGGGGCGTTAAAAGTTAAAATTCACCAAAATACCCCGCCAATCCTTTTTAGCGAAGAAGACCTAACCATTCCTGATTTAATTGTAAACAAGCCTGCGTCGTCGTACGGCGCTATTTTGTTGATAAATGCAGGCAAAAGTAAACTGAATAATTTGTACATTAAAACTTATTCGGATAATTCTGCTATTAAAAATATACCCGCCTATTCAAAGTTGCCTGTAATAAATCCGCTTTCTGTATACAAAGCGCCCTTCAAAATCGAACTTCCAGAGGTAAATAAAAAGGAGGCTGTTAGGCTGAATATTGAACTTGTGGAAAAATCTACCGGCGTTGAAAAAACTTTACTTTCAGAACAAATAGAACTAAAAGTTGTGGACGAATACGAAACACGAAGAGAAACATTCGTCAGCAAATTAGACGGCAGCGTGCAGTATTACGCTGTTAACCCGCCAATTGATTTGAAGAACAAACCGGCTCTATTCTTGAGCTTACACGGCGCAGGCGTCGAAGCTATTAATCAGGCGAATTCTTACGGACATAAGAATTGGGGCTATATTGTATCTCCCACCAACAGAAGGCCCTACGGTTTTAATTGGGAAAATTGGGGAAGAGTAGACGCTCTCGAAGTAATGGAAATTGCGTTAAAAAAATTCAACATCGACAGGGAAAGAGTTTATTTGACAGGACATTCAATGGGCGGTCACGGCACCTGGCAGCTTGGAATTAATTATCCGGATCGTTTCGCCGCAATCGGGCCCAGCGCAGGCTGGATTAGCATCTGGTCTTATCGTATAAGAAATTTAATCGATACGTCGGACGTAAAAGAAATGCTGGTTCGTTCATCGAAACAAAGCGATACTTATGAATTTGCAAGGAATCTCGTCAAAAACGGTATCTATGTCATTCACGGCGACGCCGACGACAACGTGCCGATATCTCAAGCCGAATCGATGCTGGAGATAGTTTCCAAATTTCATAAAGATTACGAATTCCATATTGAAAAAGGAGCCGGACATTGGTGGGATAATTCCGATGAAGACGGAGCCGATTGCGTTGACTGGATGCCGATGTTCGATTTTTTTGCGCGACATTCAGCGCCAAAAAAACATATGATTAGAAACGTCGAATTTACAACTGCCAATCCTGCAGTCTCGTCAAAATACTTCTGGATTGAAATTATCAATCAGGAAAAACAACAAAAACTCAGCAAAGTTAATTTTACGCTCGAATACGGAAAGCGAGTTATTAAAGGGAAAACGGAAAATGTAAGTTATCTTGCATTCGACCTTTCCGTATTGAATCCGGGCGCTCCGGTTTCGGTCGAAATAGACGGCCGGAAAATTGAGAATATTCCTATACCTTCCGATTATAAACTATTTCTTTGTAAAAATGACGGCGTATGGGAGATTACGGGTAAACCCGCTGCAGAAAGCAAGAATCCTTTGCGCCTAGGAAATATTAGGGAAGTCTTAAATAACAATGTTTTGTTTGTTTACGGCACGCACGGCTCTAAAGATGAGAACAAGTGGGCGTTTGAAAAATCGCGGTTTGACGCAGAGTATCTATGGTATCAGGGAAATGCGGCAATCGAAGTAATCGAGGATGACCAATTCGATCCTCTAGTTTATAAAGACAGAAATGTTGTGCTTTACGGCAATGCGGAAACAAATTCCGCATGGAATAAATTATTGAAAGATTCTCCTGTCAATGTGGAAAAAGGAAAAATTAAAATCGGGGACAAGATTTTTTACGGCAAAGATTTATCTTGTTTGATGATACGGCCGAGAAGAGACAGCGACATTGCCAGCGTTGCAGTGCTTGCCGGCGCCGGTATTAAAGGAATGAAATTGGCGGAACTCGCTCAATTTTACCATCCGTACTTGAGTTTTCCCGATTTAGTGGTTTATGACAGCAAAATTATCGAGTCGGATGATCAGGGCGTCCGCTTTATCGGGTATTTCGGGAACGACTGGAGTATAGAAAAAGGTGAATTTATAAACAAGTTTTAG
- a CDS encoding GH92 family glycosyl hydrolase, which yields MKVFKFLIAIIFASSLCVIAQNKLTDFVNPFVGTDGHGHTYPGASLPFGMVQLSPDTDTEGWDWCSGYHYSDNSLIGFSHTHLSGTGCADYGDILFMPTTGELKLEPGSKDDPDSGYRSRFKHESEKASPGYYSVFLEDYKINVELTVTKRAGYHKYVFPESENSHILIDLAHGIQDRVIDSKLIVVNDTTVKGYRRSAGWAKDHTVYFYAVFSKPFESRSVFKNDKPVNNKEAAGKNVKAAFHFRTNPNEPVYVKVGISHTSLEGAEKNLKSEINQRDFDSIKKQAEAEWENRLSSIVIEDSDATKKRIFYTALYHAFLSPNILSDVDGSYIGMDGKIHHEENFTLYTVFSLWDTFRALHPLFTIIAPKENVDMINSMLRKYEESGQLPIWELASNETGTMIGYHSIPVIADAIIKNLPGINNELALKAMKRSAMSDARGLNAYKEMGYIPSDHEHESVSKTLEYSYDDWCIAQVANVTGDKDAVRYYLERSKYYVNLFDPVTRFFRPKKNGKWVSPFDPYVVSRDYTEANSWQYSFFAPHDVNGLIDLFGGDENFDKRLDELFNADTKLKGRHQPDISGLIGQYAHGNEPSHHIAYLYNYIGKPYKTQEIVNRILNTLYTDKPDGLSGNEDCGQMSAWYVLSSLGFYPVCPGQDQYIIGKPHFEKAVINLENGNSFVIKTQNLSDRNIYIGSAKLNGSYHAASYITHKDIINGGNIVFEMVGEPTNWGFDKVDRPQSYVDLEFIPIPFIKSGEKVFKGETVVELESIDGAEIYYVLDSNDPKTNGLLYNEPIIVNNSTLLKFVSSKDGIFSKVVTSEFHKVPTNWDIHYNTMYDPPYTGGGKWGLIDGIRGNENFNSDAWQGYEGKNLNVVIDLGNAEKINELSINFLQNIGSWIFLPEKVEFYLSLDGKNFVKVYSAEYKLTEYDKFEGIKHFGTKLLNKEARYIKIIGKNIGVCPSWHPGAGGKAWIFVDEININ from the coding sequence ATGAAAGTATTTAAGTTTTTAATTGCTATAATATTCGCGAGCTCTCTTTGCGTTATAGCTCAGAACAAACTTACCGATTTTGTGAATCCGTTTGTCGGTACGGACGGGCACGGTCATACTTATCCTGGCGCTTCGTTGCCTTTCGGAATGGTTCAGCTGAGTCCCGATACGGATACCGAGGGATGGGACTGGTGCTCGGGATATCATTATTCGGATAACTCTCTAATCGGTTTCAGTCACACTCATTTGAGCGGCACAGGCTGCGCGGATTACGGCGATATTTTATTTATGCCAACAACGGGCGAACTGAAATTAGAACCTGGCTCGAAAGACGATCCCGACTCGGGGTATCGATCGCGTTTTAAACATGAATCCGAAAAAGCCTCGCCCGGGTACTATTCCGTATTTTTGGAAGACTATAAAATTAATGTGGAATTGACAGTTACAAAGAGAGCTGGCTATCACAAATATGTTTTTCCGGAATCGGAAAATTCTCATATCCTTATCGATCTTGCGCATGGAATTCAGGACAGAGTAATCGATTCAAAATTAATCGTTGTTAACGATACGACAGTTAAAGGATACAGAAGATCGGCAGGTTGGGCCAAAGATCATACAGTCTATTTCTATGCGGTTTTCTCCAAGCCTTTCGAATCCCGCTCTGTTTTTAAGAACGACAAGCCGGTAAATAATAAAGAAGCTGCGGGTAAAAACGTAAAAGCCGCTTTTCATTTTCGAACCAATCCTAACGAACCGGTATATGTTAAAGTCGGAATTTCACATACGAGTCTGGAAGGGGCGGAAAAAAATCTTAAGTCCGAAATTAATCAAAGGGATTTTGATAGTATTAAAAAACAGGCTGAAGCCGAATGGGAAAATCGACTGTCTTCGATTGTCATTGAAGATTCGGACGCGACTAAAAAAAGAATATTTTATACGGCTCTTTATCATGCTTTCCTGAGCCCGAATATTCTCTCCGACGTCGACGGCAGTTATATCGGTATGGACGGTAAAATTCATCACGAAGAAAATTTTACTCTCTATACGGTTTTTTCTCTATGGGATACTTTCAGAGCGCTTCATCCGTTATTTACGATAATTGCTCCCAAAGAAAATGTCGACATGATAAATTCGATGTTGCGCAAATACGAGGAAAGCGGTCAACTGCCAATCTGGGAACTGGCGTCGAACGAAACCGGAACAATGATAGGTTATCATTCGATACCAGTAATTGCGGATGCCATAATTAAAAATTTGCCGGGCATTAACAATGAGCTTGCCTTAAAAGCTATGAAGCGCTCGGCAATGTCCGACGCAAGAGGACTCAACGCTTACAAAGAGATGGGTTATATTCCTTCAGACCATGAGCACGAAAGCGTATCCAAAACGCTCGAGTATTCGTATGATGACTGGTGTATTGCGCAGGTTGCCAATGTAACGGGGGATAAAGATGCCGTTCGTTATTATCTCGAACGTTCAAAATACTACGTTAATCTTTTTGACCCCGTAACGCGATTTTTCAGACCTAAGAAAAACGGCAAATGGGTTTCTCCCTTTGACCCGTATGTAGTCAGTAGAGATTATACCGAGGCAAATTCATGGCAGTATAGCTTCTTTGCGCCTCACGATGTGAACGGCTTGATTGATCTTTTCGGAGGAGATGAAAACTTTGACAAGAGACTTGATGAACTTTTCAATGCTGATACGAAATTAAAAGGACGGCATCAACCGGATATTTCGGGACTAATAGGACAATACGCTCACGGCAACGAACCGAGTCATCATATTGCATATCTTTATAACTATATTGGCAAGCCGTATAAAACCCAGGAAATTGTAAATAGAATCCTCAATACGTTATATACAGATAAACCCGACGGCTTAAGCGGAAATGAAGATTGTGGGCAGATGTCGGCGTGGTATGTTTTGAGCAGTCTCGGATTTTATCCTGTTTGCCCGGGTCAGGATCAATACATAATCGGCAAACCGCACTTTGAAAAAGCCGTAATAAATCTTGAAAACGGAAATTCCTTTGTAATCAAAACCCAAAATCTATCCGACCGAAATATTTATATCGGCTCGGCAAAATTAAACGGTTCGTACCATGCCGCATCGTACATAACACATAAAGACATAATTAATGGAGGAAACATTGTTTTTGAAATGGTAGGCGAGCCTACGAACTGGGGATTTGATAAAGTCGACAGACCGCAATCTTATGTGGACTTGGAATTTATTCCTATTCCGTTTATTAAAAGCGGCGAAAAAGTATTCAAAGGAGAGACGGTTGTTGAATTGGAAAGCATCGACGGAGCGGAAATTTATTATGTCCTCGATAGCAACGATCCTAAAACTAACGGCTTGTTATATAACGAACCGATAATAGTTAATAACTCTACCCTGCTGAAATTTGTTTCGAGTAAAGACGGTATATTTAGTAAAGTAGTAACTTCCGAATTTCACAAAGTGCCGACCAATTGGGATATTCATTATAATACTATGTATGATCCTCCATATACTGGAGGAGGCAAATGGGGGTTGATAGACGGTATAAGAGGAAATGAAAACTTCAATTCGGATGCGTGGCAGGGCTATGAAGGAAAAAATCTGAATGTCGTTATTGATCTGGGAAATGCAGAAAAGATTAATGAATTATCGATAAATTTTCTTCAGAATATCGGTTCGTGGATTTTCCTTCCTGAAAAAGTCGAATTTTATTTGTCGCTCGACGGAAAGAATTTTGTGAAGGTTTATAGCGCGGAATATAAACTGACCGAGTATGATAAGTTTGAAGGGATTAAACATTTCGGTACGAAACTCTTAAATAAAGAAGCCAGGTATATTAAAATTATCGGAAAAAATATAGGAGTGTGTCCCTCGTGGCACCCCGGAGCCGGCGGTAAAGCCTGGATTTTTGTCGACGAAATAAACATTAATTGA
- a CDS encoding ROK family protein → MRSKKLISFHARVVKDINEQLVLKLIQENEIIASSDLAKITGMRPSTIFNILKELSAKSFVLFYGKGDSTSKGGKKPYMWTLNKDAAYVIGLDIEVGEMSLVVLNFKGELIYKRNIKIDTVNTVDELADGIITAINLAIDDNKLEHSKILGVGIAFAGIVDCRRGVVVMSSILPDLNFNLLEKLNVFPFKILLENNANAVAVGYKWKNNVKARKNYLTILIEIDKHVSGLGIGIVINGELYRGSSYCAGELYPHLPTLKEILASYRSRFPEGKILKNYMNSFDSIDIELVLQAAKEGDEIARLIFSKIGSIVGQTIAPAVSLLNPDMLILTGVVSELEEIIVDSVRKEIEMRVISITSNALDIVVDRYHQFSVAVGAASLVLENFFKLPVVKQ, encoded by the coding sequence ATGAGAAGTAAAAAATTGATTTCGTTCCATGCGAGAGTAGTCAAGGACATTAACGAGCAGCTTGTTCTGAAATTAATTCAGGAAAATGAAATAATTGCCAGTTCCGATCTGGCAAAAATTACCGGCATGAGACCTTCGACCATATTCAATATCTTAAAAGAACTATCGGCTAAATCTTTTGTCCTTTTCTATGGGAAAGGAGATTCGACGAGTAAGGGCGGAAAAAAGCCGTATATGTGGACTCTCAATAAAGACGCCGCTTATGTAATAGGATTAGACATCGAAGTAGGCGAGATGTCTCTGGTTGTTCTCAATTTCAAAGGAGAACTGATTTATAAACGAAATATTAAAATAGATACTGTCAATACTGTCGATGAGTTGGCGGATGGCATCATAACCGCCATAAATCTCGCCATAGATGATAATAAACTCGAACATTCAAAAATACTCGGCGTCGGTATAGCGTTCGCCGGTATTGTCGATTGCCGTAGAGGGGTGGTTGTTATGTCGAGTATTCTACCCGATCTGAACTTTAATCTGCTCGAAAAACTGAATGTATTTCCCTTTAAGATATTACTGGAAAACAATGCAAACGCGGTTGCCGTTGGATACAAATGGAAAAACAACGTTAAAGCAAGAAAAAATTATTTGACAATTCTGATTGAGATCGATAAGCATGTAAGCGGTCTTGGAATTGGGATTGTAATAAACGGCGAATTATACAGAGGCTCGTCGTATTGCGCGGGCGAGCTATATCCGCATCTGCCTACGCTGAAAGAAATATTGGCATCATACAGGAGCCGTTTTCCCGAGGGCAAAATACTGAAAAATTATATGAATTCGTTTGACTCGATTGATATCGAGTTGGTGCTTCAAGCGGCTAAAGAAGGAGATGAAATTGCCAGACTGATCTTCTCGAAAATTGGCAGTATTGTGGGACAAACAATAGCTCCAGCGGTTTCGCTGTTGAATCCTGACATGCTTATACTCACAGGCGTAGTTTCGGAACTAGAGGAAATCATTGTGGACTCCGTTCGAAAAGAGATAGAAATGAGGGTGATCTCTATTACAAGCAATGCGCTCGATATAGTTGTAGACAGGTATCATCAATTCTCAGTAGCAGTGGGAGCTGCATCACTTGTATTGGAGAATTTTTTCAAACTCCCGGTTGTTAAACAATAA
- a CDS encoding sodium:solute symporter family protein, translating to MHTLNIADIAIILIYFLIVFSIAFYYSRKAVKNTGEFFLSGRNLPWYIAGTAMVATTFAADTPLAVTELVAKNGISGNWIWWNMAIGSMLTVFFFARLWRRAHIMTDVEFIELRYDGKAAAALRGFKALYLGFFMNIIVLGWVHKAMEKIFTVVFPQFDPFILVSVAAIIIGIYTAASGLLGTARTDSFQFVFAMIGCIILAVIVVSLPAVGGMSELKEKISPQVISFLPKIGSGEAVSGIFSISLGSFFAYVGLQWWASWYPGADPGGGGYIAQRMMSAKDEKHSLFATLWFTIAHYAIRPWPWILVALAALVILPRTDNLESLKMQNPEIFEKVVQAYNSNENINSLRFSESPEFINMYEIYENTVDPGIMYPKLMVRYLPAGLLGLLIAVFLAAYMSTIASQLNWGTSYIINDFYRRFIARDAGEKHYVIISRLSIIILTIFSLLLTKYFMSTISGAWEFILNASAGIGAVLILRWYWWRVNAWSEISAMVAPLFIYPFVKYYLGISSPMSLFPIVLITTIVWLIVTYSTRPVNRKKLFEFYEKTEPGGIGWKKITDEMGIKQSGGIFVRLFVNWLTGIAVVYSFLFGTGALIFQNYFKGFLLLLVSLGGAIVIYYNLKKNRL from the coding sequence ATGCATACTTTAAATATTGCCGACATAGCAATTATTTTGATTTATTTTCTGATAGTATTTTCAATCGCATTTTATTATTCCAGAAAGGCAGTAAAGAATACAGGCGAGTTTTTTCTTTCCGGCAGAAATCTACCGTGGTATATCGCGGGCACGGCAATGGTTGCCACTACCTTTGCAGCCGATACTCCACTGGCCGTTACCGAATTAGTAGCTAAAAACGGTATATCGGGCAACTGGATTTGGTGGAATATGGCTATCGGCAGTATGTTGACCGTCTTCTTTTTTGCTCGCCTGTGGCGTCGCGCGCATATAATGACAGATGTGGAATTTATCGAACTCCGGTATGATGGCAAAGCCGCCGCAGCTCTGAGGGGGTTTAAAGCTCTATACCTCGGATTTTTTATGAATATTATAGTGCTCGGCTGGGTGCATAAAGCGATGGAAAAAATATTTACTGTGGTGTTTCCTCAGTTCGATCCTTTTATACTTGTTTCAGTAGCTGCAATTATTATCGGAATCTACACGGCAGCTTCCGGTTTGTTGGGAACGGCAAGAACGGACAGCTTTCAGTTTGTTTTTGCAATGATCGGATGTATTATATTAGCCGTTATAGTTGTATCGTTGCCTGCGGTAGGCGGTATGTCGGAATTGAAAGAAAAAATCTCGCCGCAAGTAATATCGTTTTTGCCTAAAATCGGTAGCGGTGAAGCGGTAAGCGGCATATTTTCAATTTCCCTCGGATCGTTTTTCGCTTACGTCGGTTTGCAATGGTGGGCTAGCTGGTATCCCGGCGCAGACCCGGGCGGAGGGGGATATATAGCTCAACGTATGATGTCTGCAAAGGATGAAAAGCATAGCCTTTTTGCAACGTTATGGTTCACTATAGCTCATTATGCAATAAGGCCCTGGCCGTGGATTCTGGTTGCTTTGGCGGCATTGGTAATTTTACCTCGTACTGATAATCTGGAAAGCCTGAAAATGCAGAATCCCGAAATTTTCGAGAAAGTCGTTCAGGCATATAATTCGAACGAGAACATAAATTCGCTTCGATTTTCAGAATCTCCCGAATTTATCAACATGTATGAAATTTATGAAAATACGGTAGACCCGGGCATTATGTATCCGAAACTGATGGTTCGATATTTGCCTGCAGGTCTGCTCGGATTGCTCATTGCAGTCTTTCTTGCCGCATATATGTCGACGATTGCTTCCCAGCTTAATTGGGGTACCTCGTATATTATTAATGATTTTTACAGGAGATTTATTGCAAGAGATGCCGGTGAAAAACATTACGTAATAATATCGCGCTTAAGCATTATCATTCTCACTATTTTTTCGCTTCTGCTTACCAAATATTTTATGTCTACAATTTCAGGAGCATGGGAATTCATATTGAATGCAAGCGCAGGAATCGGAGCTGTTCTGATACTGCGTTGGTATTGGTGGAGGGTAAACGCATGGTCGGAAATATCGGCCATGGTAGCTCCGTTATTTATTTATCCGTTTGTTAAATATTACCTTGGGATATCTTCTCCGATGTCGCTTTTCCCGATAGTTTTAATTACAACGATAGTATGGTTGATTGTAACTTATTCTACAAGACCCGTTAATCGCAAAAAGTTATTTGAGTTTTACGAAAAAACCGAGCCGGGCGGAATCGGATGGAAAAAAATTACGGATGAAATGGGAATTAAACAATCGGGCGGAATCTTTGTAAGATTGTTCGTGAATTGGTTGACGGGAATTGCAGTCGTGTATTCGTTTTTATTCGGGACGGGCGCTTTGATCTTCCAGAATTATTTTAAGGGCTTCCTGCTTCTTTTAGTAAGCCTGGGAGGCGCCATAGTAATTTATTATAATCTGAAAAAAAATCGGCTTTGA
- a CDS encoding glutaredoxin family protein has protein sequence MSAQPKVIIFSTPTCSFCNAAKRYFREKNIRFKDIDVTRDQAAARDMMRRTGQTGVPVILINNRPVVGFDKPKINRLLNIKD, from the coding sequence ATGTCTGCGCAACCCAAAGTTATTATTTTCTCTACGCCCACATGCAGTTTTTGCAATGCCGCAAAAAGATATTTCCGCGAAAAAAATATCCGTTTCAAAGATATCGACGTTACTCGGGATCAAGCCGCTGCTCGAGACATGATGAGGCGCACCGGTCAAACCGGCGTACCCGTAATTTTAATTAATAATCGTCCTGTTGTGGGATTCGATAAACCTAAAATAAACCGTTTGTTAAACATAAAAGATTAG
- a CDS encoding co-chaperone GroES: protein MKVKPMDDRVLIEPVEEESKTPSGIIIPDTAKEKPIVGKVLAVGTDEDLRENIKEGDRVLFAKYGGEDITVDGKDLKIIQRSDILAIIED, encoded by the coding sequence ATGAAAGTAAAACCAATGGACGACAGAGTATTGATCGAACCTGTCGAAGAGGAATCCAAAACGCCGTCCGGTATTATTATTCCCGATACGGCGAAAGAAAAACCGATTGTCGGTAAAGTTCTGGCTGTGGGAACCGACGAGGATTTGCGGGAAAATATTAAAGAAGGCGACCGCGTTCTCTTTGCCAAATATGGCGGAGAGGATATTACAGTCGACGGCAAAGACCTGAAAATTATTCAAAGGTCGGACATCCTTGCCATTATAGAAGACTAA
- a CDS encoding cupin domain-containing protein, whose translation MPPGVKNLYVNIPGKIPEEIFEDILRADKFRIERIISKGHKSKKDFWYDQDENELVLLLKGEAQLGFEDGSKIDLKEGDYLIIPAHLKHRVERTSEETETIWLAVFY comes from the coding sequence ATGCCGCCCGGAGTAAAAAATTTGTACGTAAATATTCCCGGTAAAATACCCGAAGAAATTTTCGAGGATATTTTACGCGCCGACAAATTTCGGATTGAACGAATAATTTCGAAAGGACACAAAAGCAAGAAAGATTTCTGGTACGACCAAGACGAAAACGAATTAGTACTCCTTTTAAAAGGGGAGGCGCAGCTCGGTTTTGAAGACGGCAGCAAAATCGATCTGAAAGAGGGAGACTATTTAATAATACCCGCTCATTTGAAACACCGCGTCGAAAGGACATCGGAAGAAACCGAAACAATTTGGTTGGCTGTTTTTTATTAA
- a CDS encoding thiamine pyrophosphate-dependent enzyme, which produces MSINESTAFQPRPDLKKNFSYKRNIYFHVVHPLLAEFQYKVLTTKTEGGNLEAVSRPDLPVVPESLTPKVKAGASKYLSFFEVFKNLKRDITTGDTGSSSAFAFPPYNAIDIVTYMGGSIPLALGAYLGGFKNVWALTGDFAFISAGHLGLIEAVQRNIPLKIVIFYNRRASATGGQLINKNILFRILAGYEKFIIQISNPEDLFEIDNVLNEAASSDEMKIIIVNYPE; this is translated from the coding sequence ATGTCGATTAACGAATCGACAGCATTTCAACCGCGCCCGGACTTAAAAAAGAATTTTTCATATAAAAGGAATATTTATTTCCACGTTGTTCATCCCCTGCTTGCGGAATTTCAGTATAAGGTTTTAACTACAAAGACAGAAGGGGGAAACCTCGAAGCGGTATCGCGTCCCGATTTACCGGTCGTGCCGGAAAGTTTGACTCCTAAAGTCAAAGCGGGCGCTTCGAAATACCTTTCGTTTTTCGAAGTGTTCAAAAACTTAAAAAGAGACATTACAACCGGAGACACAGGCTCGTCGAGCGCATTTGCATTCCCCCCTTATAATGCAATCGATATTGTTACCTACATGGGCGGCTCGATTCCTCTTGCACTGGGCGCTTATTTAGGAGGCTTCAAGAATGTATGGGCGTTAACCGGAGATTTCGCTTTTATATCTGCCGGACATTTGGGATTGATAGAAGCCGTTCAAAGAAATATTCCCTTAAAAATAGTAATCTTCTATAATAGAAGGGCATCCGCAACCGGAGGACAATTAATCAACAAAAATATACTTTTCAGAATTCTCGCCGGTTACGAAAAATTTATAATACAAATCAGTAATCCCGAAGACCTTTTCGAAATCGACAATGTTTTAAATGAAGCCGCCTCTTCAGACGAAATGAAAATTATAATTGTAAATTATCCCGAATAA